One genomic window of Oryctolagus cuniculus chromosome 11, mOryCun1.1, whole genome shotgun sequence includes the following:
- the MB gene encoding myoglobin, with protein sequence MGLSDAEWQLVLNVWGKVEADLAGHGQEVLIRLFHTHPETLEKFDKFKHLKSEDEMKASEDLKKHGNTVLTALGAILKKKGHHEAEIKPLAQSHATKHKIPVKYLEFISEAIIHVLHSKHPGDFGADAQAAMSKALELFRNDIAAQYKELGFQG encoded by the exons ATGGGGCTCAGCGACGCAGAGTGGCAGTTGGTTCTGAATGTCTGGGGGAAGGTGGAGGCTGACCTTGCTGGCCACGGGCAGGAAGTCCTCATCAG GCTCTTCCATACTCACCCTGAGACCCTGGAGAAATTCGACAAGTTCAAACACCTGAAGTCGGAGGACGAGATGAAGGCGTCCGAGGACCTGAAGAAGCACGGGAACACGGTGCTCACCGCGCTCGGGGCCATCCTCAAGAAGAAGGGGCACCACGAGGCGGAGATCAAGCCCCTGGCCCAGTCGCACGCCACCAAGCACAAGATCCCCGTCAAGTACCTGGag TTCATCTCGGAGGCCATCATCCATGTCCTGCACAGCAAGCACCCCGGGGACTTCGGCGCCGACGCCCAGGCAGCCATGAGCAAGGCCCTGGAGCTGTTCCGGAATGACATCGCGGCCCAGTACAAGGAGCTGGGCTTCCAGGGCTAG